In Chloracidobacterium sp., the following proteins share a genomic window:
- the def gene encoding peptide deformylase, which translates to MPLLPIVHYPEPVLLSVARPVDDGNFDGDLATLIEDMFETMADAGGVGLAAPQVGVSRRLFVMDTPETDEWARERHVLINPEIISVEGEQTGDEGCLSFPGLFQTVKREMRVIARAQNINGDQVEIDVQDLAARCILHETDHCDGIVFLDRMTPLKRQFAKRKIKHLQSTGKWN; encoded by the coding sequence ATGCCTTTGCTCCCGATAGTCCACTATCCCGAGCCCGTTTTGTTGTCGGTCGCAAGGCCTGTCGACGACGGTAATTTTGACGGCGATCTCGCAACATTGATCGAGGATATGTTCGAGACAATGGCGGATGCGGGCGGCGTTGGGTTGGCAGCTCCGCAGGTTGGGGTTTCGCGGCGGCTATTTGTGATGGACACGCCGGAGACAGACGAGTGGGCACGCGAGCGGCATGTATTGATAAATCCCGAGATCATCAGCGTCGAGGGTGAACAGACCGGCGACGAAGGGTGTTTGTCGTTCCCGGGCCTGTTCCAGACCGTGAAAAGGGAGATGCGTGTGATCGCGCGGGCCCAGAATATTAATGGCGATCAGGTCGAAATAGATGTTCAAGACCTGGCCGCAAGGTGTATACTGCATGAAACGGATCATTGCGACGGCATTGTGTTTCTCGACCGGATGACGCCCCTCAAACGGCAGTTTGCCAAGCGTAAGATCAAACATCTGCAAAGCACGGGGAAGTGGAATTGA
- a CDS encoding heme-binding domain-containing protein, with amino-acid sequence MIKKILKILALVLIAAFVIIQFFRIDKANPPIVEDETIEAALSVPPDVALIMGRSCNDCHSHKTVYPWYSNIQPVAWWLKDHINEGRDELNFSQFNTYSAKKKAKKLEEICEEVRAANMPLPSYLWTHGDAVLSENDKNTLCDWTNVERTRLASEN; translated from the coding sequence ATGATAAAGAAAATACTTAAGATACTCGCGCTTGTTTTGATCGCAGCCTTCGTGATCATTCAATTTTTCCGAATCGATAAGGCAAACCCGCCAATCGTTGAGGACGAGACGATCGAGGCTGCCCTTTCGGTGCCTCCGGACGTTGCATTGATAATGGGCCGGTCATGCAACGATTGTCATTCCCACAAGACTGTCTACCCCTGGTATTCCAACATCCAGCCTGTCGCATGGTGGCTAAAAGACCATATCAATGAGGGACGGGATGAACTCAATTTCAGCCAGTTCAATACCTATTCGGCAAAGAAGAAAGCGAAGAAGCTGGAAGAGATATGCGAAGAGGTTCGTGCGGCCAACATGCCGCTGCCTTCATATCTCTGGACTCATGGTGATGCCGTGCTTAGCGAGAATGATAAGAACACGCTCTGCGATTGGACGAATGTCGAGCGTACTAGGTTAGCTTCCGAGAATTAA
- a CDS encoding sterol desaturase family protein → MLKPTVLAIPIFALLIAAEALLAHVRRTDEYRDGRDAWTNIILGFGSTVFGALFGLATGIIYVVAYEAAPFKFPADAWWAWIVLFFVDDLAYYIFHRVSHESRLFWNFHVVHHSSEEYNLSVAVRQSWFSGVLHWIFYAPIMLLGFAPWMFALMHGLNLIYQFWIHTKLIDKLGPLEWFLNTPSHHRVHHGVNSPYLDRNYAGVLIIWDRLFGSFVPETEAPRYGIITPLKSYNPLWINTHGWVETWRAIKRQPTIRGKLKCIFGSPNMDITHVYES, encoded by the coding sequence ATGCTCAAGCCGACGGTGCTTGCTATCCCTATATTCGCATTGCTCATCGCGGCCGAGGCCCTGTTGGCGCATGTTAGACGAACGGATGAATACCGCGACGGCAGGGACGCATGGACGAATATCATCCTCGGCTTTGGCAGCACCGTGTTTGGGGCTCTGTTCGGCCTCGCGACCGGCATTATCTACGTCGTTGCGTATGAGGCCGCTCCGTTCAAGTTCCCTGCTGACGCCTGGTGGGCGTGGATCGTGCTCTTCTTCGTTGACGACCTCGCATATTACATCTTTCACCGCGTAAGCCATGAGTCACGGCTGTTCTGGAACTTTCACGTCGTGCATCATTCGAGCGAAGAGTACAACCTCAGCGTCGCCGTTCGGCAGAGTTGGTTCTCCGGGGTTCTGCATTGGATATTCTATGCCCCGATAATGCTCCTCGGATTTGCCCCATGGATGTTTGCCCTGATGCATGGCTTGAATCTCATCTACCAATTCTGGATCCATACGAAGCTTATCGATAAGCTCGGCCCGCTCGAATGGTTTCTCAATACACCTTCGCACCACCGCGTGCATCATGGCGTGAATAGCCCTTACCTTGACAGGAACTACGCTGGCGTCCTGATCATCTGGGACCGTCTATTCGGCTCGTTTGTGCCTGAGACAGAAGCACCGCGTTACGGCATCATCACGCCGCTCAAAAGCTATAATCCATTGTGGATAAACACACACGGCTGGGTCGAGACGTGGAGAGCGATAAAGCGCCAGCCGACGATTCGCGGTAAACTCAAATGCATATTCGGTTCTCCAAATATGGACATCACACACGTCTATGAAAGTTAA
- a CDS encoding cobalamin B12-binding domain-containing protein, translated as MSDRKIRVLVAKPGLDGHDRGAKVIARALRDAGMEVIYTGLRQTPEMIASAALQEDVDAVGISILSGAHNTLCPRIVGLLKENGMDDTLVLVGGIVPQEDIPELKKIGVSEVFLPGTSTEDIVTFINSHVRAA; from the coding sequence ATGAGTGATAGAAAGATCAGGGTCCTAGTTGCAAAACCAGGCCTCGACGGCCATGACCGCGGAGCTAAAGTGATAGCCCGCGCACTGCGCGACGCCGGAATGGAAGTGATCTATACGGGCCTAAGGCAAACGCCTGAAATGATCGCGTCCGCCGCGCTCCAGGAAGACGTCGATGCCGTCGGCATCTCGATCCTCAGCGGAGCGCACAATACGCTTTGCCCGCGCATCGTGGGGCTTCTCAAAGAGAACGGCATGGACGATACGCTCGTGCTGGTCGGTGGCATCGTCCCGCAGGAAGACATTCCCGAGCTGAAAAAGATCGGCGTGTCCGAGGTTTTCCTGCCCGGCACTTCGACTGAGGATATCGTCACGTTCATCAATTCACACGTCCGCGCCGCCTAG
- a CDS encoding DUF1446 domain-containing protein: MKDKVRVAGGQGFWGDLLTAPIDQVRKGPIDYLMLDYLAEVTMSILQKQRARDSAAGFARDFVSLMHEILPDCVEKNIKVLSNAGGVNVAACAEGIRAAAVERGLQGKVKIGVVTGDDVLDKLDTWLADGVEINSMDDGTPLSAIRDKVQSANVYLGAEALVEALDRGANIIVGGRLTDTGLTLAPLMHEFGWSFEDWDKVSAGTIAGHIIECGAQSSGGNCQYDWQNIPDMANIGFPIIEASPDGTFIVTKHSGTGGRVNVPSVTEQLLYEMGDPKAYITPDVVADFSSINLEAAGEDRVRVFGIKGNPKTDFYKVSIAYSDGFKSVGTLVYAWPDALEKAQAADRILRERLENLGLTFDLILTEFVGVNATHGSLGARTLLSATSDASSDVNGSETNLAGGTRDADKSVRTPSEIPEVQLRIAVRGQNRADVERFTKEIAPLILTGPPAVTGFAGGRPKVEEIMAYFPALIPKELIATEVSVVEA; the protein is encoded by the coding sequence ATGAAAGATAAAGTCAGAGTTGCCGGAGGCCAGGGTTTTTGGGGCGATCTGCTCACCGCACCGATCGATCAGGTCCGCAAAGGGCCGATCGATTATCTGATGCTCGATTACCTCGCCGAGGTGACGATGTCGATCCTGCAAAAGCAGCGTGCGCGTGATTCCGCCGCCGGATTCGCTCGCGACTTTGTCTCGCTGATGCATGAGATCCTGCCCGACTGTGTCGAAAAGAACATCAAGGTCCTCTCGAATGCCGGCGGCGTCAACGTTGCAGCCTGTGCCGAGGGCATCCGGGCAGCAGCCGTCGAACGCGGCCTGCAAGGCAAGGTAAAGATCGGCGTCGTCACGGGCGATGACGTGCTCGACAAGCTCGATACGTGGCTGGCCGACGGCGTTGAGATCAACTCGATGGACGACGGCACGCCGCTGTCGGCGATCCGCGACAAGGTCCAGTCCGCCAACGTCTACCTCGGTGCCGAAGCCCTCGTCGAAGCTCTTGACCGCGGCGCGAACATCATCGTCGGCGGACGCTTGACGGACACGGGCCTGACGCTCGCGCCGTTGATGCATGAGTTCGGCTGGTCATTTGAAGATTGGGACAAGGTCTCGGCCGGGACGATCGCAGGCCACATAATCGAATGCGGCGCCCAATCGAGCGGCGGCAACTGCCAGTACGATTGGCAGAACATCCCCGACATGGCGAACATCGGCTTCCCCATCATCGAAGCCTCACCAGACGGCACATTCATCGTCACGAAACATTCTGGCACCGGCGGCCGCGTCAATGTCCCGAGCGTCACCGAGCAGCTTCTCTACGAGATGGGCGACCCCAAAGCCTACATCACGCCCGACGTCGTGGCGGATTTCTCGTCGATCAACCTCGAAGCTGCGGGCGAGGATCGCGTCCGCGTCTTCGGCATCAAGGGCAACCCAAAGACCGATTTCTACAAAGTCTCCATCGCCTACTCCGACGGCTTCAAAAGCGTCGGCACCCTAGTCTACGCCTGGCCCGACGCCCTCGAAAAAGCCCAAGCCGCCGACCGCATCCTCCGCGAACGCCTCGAAAACCTCGGCCTCACCTTTGACCTGATCCTAACCGAATTCGTCGGTGTCAACGCAACGCACGGCTCGCTTGGAGCGCGGACACTCCTGTCCGCAACGTCCGACGCTTCGTCGGACGTAAATGGCAGCGAAACCAACCTCGCCGGAGGAACCAGGGATGCGGACAAGAGTGTCCGCACTCCATCCGAGATCCCCGAAGTCCAGCTCCGCATCGCCGTCCGGGGCCAAAACCGTGCCGACGTCGAACGCTTTACCAAAGAGATCGCCCCGCTCATCCTCACCGGCCCGCCCGCCGTAACAGGCTTCGCCGGCGGCCGCCCAAAGGTCGAAGAGATAATGGCCTACTTCCCGGCTTTGATACCAAAAGAACTAATTGCAACGGAGGTTTCCGTAGTTGAAGCCTGA
- a CDS encoding type II toxin-antitoxin system RelE/ParE family toxin: MIEVRQTETFSKWLMKLRDLRARARIQARIDRLELGNAGDVKPVGEGVSEMRIDYGPGYRVYFIQKGSESIILLAGGDKRSQSRDIQNAIEIANEL, encoded by the coding sequence ATGATCGAAGTTCGCCAAACCGAAACGTTTTCAAAATGGCTGATGAAACTTCGTGACCTTCGTGCTCGTGCAAGGATTCAGGCTCGCATCGACCGGCTCGAACTAGGAAATGCAGGCGATGTTAAACCCGTTGGCGAAGGCGTTTCGGAAATGAGGATCGACTACGGTCCCGGCTACCGGGTCTATTTCATTCAAAAAGGCTCTGAATCGATCATACTTCTCGCTGGCGGCGATAAGCGTTCGCAATCACGCGATATTCAGAACGCGATCGAGATCGCAAACGAACTATAA
- a CDS encoding putative addiction module antidote protein, translating to MAKVKTTKYDVAEYLNTPEEMAAYLEACIEEANGDAAFVAKALGNIARAKGMSEIARETGLSRESLYKSLSGERSPSFETVLKVVNALGLKIHAEPA from the coding sequence ATGGCTAAGGTAAAGACAACTAAATACGATGTCGCGGAGTATCTAAACACGCCTGAAGAGATGGCCGCGTATCTGGAAGCCTGCATCGAAGAAGCAAACGGCGACGCCGCATTCGTCGCCAAAGCACTCGGCAACATCGCCCGCGCCAAAGGCATGTCCGAGATCGCCCGCGAAACCGGCCTCTCTCGTGAAAGCCTTTATAAATCATTGTCAGGCGAACGCAGCCCGAGCTTCGAAACCGTTTTGAAAGTAGTTAATGCTCTTGGGTTAAAGATCCATGCTGAACCTGCATAA